A genomic window from Variovorax paradoxus includes:
- a CDS encoding Bug family tripartite tricarboxylate transporter substrate binding protein: MKRITTLALLWAAGLQCTMGAAFAQSAPWPQRAIKIVTPTPPGVGSDIFARSYADQLSRLLKVPVIVENKPGALSTIGTDAVAKATPDGYTVLFSTSNPFTMTPFLLSKLPYNPKEDLVPVTQALKGGSFIVANNAVPARNTEELVALAKRQPGHVSFASYGSGSTSHLGFELLQEAASIEMLHVPYKQGAMPDVIGGQVMLGFEPPISALPNIKAGRVKALAYTGSQRSAALPDVPTVAERYPGYDVSTWLGFWVPARTPEAIVEQLNRAITTVTRSPEMARQIADAGLEPMTTNSADTRAIIEREAQTMGRLIKAKGIRID, translated from the coding sequence ATGAAGAGGATCACCACTCTGGCTTTGCTATGGGCCGCCGGCTTGCAGTGCACCATGGGCGCTGCGTTTGCACAGAGCGCGCCCTGGCCCCAACGAGCCATCAAGATCGTGACGCCAACGCCACCCGGCGTGGGCTCCGACATCTTCGCGCGCAGCTATGCCGACCAGCTCTCGCGATTGCTGAAGGTGCCCGTGATCGTGGAGAACAAACCGGGCGCACTGTCGACCATCGGCACGGACGCAGTGGCCAAGGCAACGCCCGACGGCTACACGGTGCTGTTCTCGACGAGCAACCCGTTCACCATGACACCGTTCCTTCTCTCGAAGCTTCCCTACAACCCGAAGGAAGACCTTGTGCCGGTGACGCAGGCGCTCAAGGGCGGCTCCTTCATCGTGGCGAACAACGCAGTGCCCGCGCGCAACACGGAAGAACTGGTCGCACTGGCCAAGCGCCAGCCGGGACACGTGAGCTTCGCGTCTTACGGCTCGGGCAGCACATCGCACCTGGGCTTTGAACTGCTGCAGGAAGCGGCGTCCATCGAGATGCTGCACGTTCCCTACAAGCAGGGCGCCATGCCCGATGTGATCGGTGGGCAGGTGATGCTGGGCTTCGAGCCCCCGATCTCGGCATTGCCGAACATCAAGGCGGGCCGGGTGAAGGCCCTGGCCTATACCGGCAGCCAACGCAGCGCGGCACTGCCCGACGTGCCGACCGTTGCAGAGCGCTATCCCGGTTACGACGTGTCGACCTGGCTCGGCTTCTGGGTGCCCGCGCGCACGCCCGAGGCCATCGTCGAGCAATTGAACCGGGCGATCACCACGGTGACGCGTTCGCCGGAGATGGCGCGGCAGATCGCCGATGCCGGGCTGGAGCCGATGACGACGAATTCCGCCGACACCCGCGCCATCATCGAACGCGAGGCCCAGACCATGGGCCGGCTGATCAAGGCCAAGGGCATCCGCATCGACTGA
- a CDS encoding VOC family protein has protein sequence MEAYLTFNGNAAEALAFYAKALDGKVVFSMTFGESPAGAQTPASYKDKIMHATLEARGHKLMASDAPPEWPFEGYKGFSLSVQADNVDEGKKLFDALAEGGKVTMPYGPQFWATGFGMLTDKFGVAWMVNCEK, from the coding sequence ATGGAAGCCTATCTGACATTCAACGGCAATGCCGCCGAAGCGCTCGCGTTCTACGCCAAGGCGCTGGACGGCAAGGTCGTCTTCAGCATGACCTTCGGCGAAAGCCCTGCAGGCGCCCAGACGCCGGCCTCGTACAAGGACAAGATCATGCACGCCACGCTCGAGGCCCGCGGCCACAAGCTGATGGCCTCGGATGCCCCACCCGAGTGGCCCTTCGAGGGCTACAAGGGCTTTTCGCTATCGGTGCAGGCCGATAACGTCGACGAAGGCAAGAAGCTGTTCGACGCGCTGGCCGAAGGCGGCAAAGTAACGATGCCCTATGGCCCCCAGTTCTGGGCCACGGGCTTCGGCATGCTCACCGACAAGTTCGGCGTCGCCTGGATGGTCAACTGCGAAAAGTAA
- the fabV gene encoding enoyl-ACP reductase FabV, protein MIIKPRVRGFICVTTHPTGCEANVRQQIDYVKAQGPIAGGPKKVLVIGASTGYGLAARITAAFGCGADTLGVFFERPGSETKPGSPGWYNTAAFHHAATAEGHYAKSINGDGFSDAVKQQVIDTIRADLGQVDLVVYSLAAPRRTHPKTGQVFNSVLKPIGKSVSLRGLDTDSGTVKETVLEPATQEEIDNTVAVMGGEDWQMWIDALQQAGVLADGAKTTAFTYLGEQITHDIYWNGSIGAAKKDLDQKVLGIRAQLAAKGGDARVSVLKAVVTQASSAIPMMPLYLSLLFKVMKAQGTHEGCIEQVHGLFAESVYGSTPHIDEEGRLRADYKELAPQVQARVLELWPQVTGDNLDELTDFAGYKTEFLRLFGFAVEGVDYEADVNPDVAIPDLVQV, encoded by the coding sequence ATGATCATCAAACCCCGCGTGCGCGGCTTCATCTGCGTCACGACCCATCCCACCGGCTGCGAAGCCAACGTCAGGCAGCAGATCGACTACGTCAAGGCCCAGGGGCCCATCGCGGGCGGACCGAAGAAGGTGCTGGTGATCGGCGCATCGACCGGCTACGGCCTGGCTGCGCGCATCACAGCTGCCTTTGGTTGCGGCGCCGACACGCTAGGCGTGTTCTTCGAACGCCCGGGCAGTGAAACCAAGCCCGGCTCGCCCGGCTGGTACAACACCGCCGCCTTCCACCACGCCGCGACAGCCGAAGGCCACTACGCGAAGAGCATCAACGGCGATGGCTTTTCCGACGCCGTGAAGCAGCAGGTCATCGACACCATCCGCGCTGACCTCGGCCAGGTCGACCTCGTCGTCTACAGCCTGGCCGCGCCGCGCCGCACGCATCCGAAGACCGGCCAGGTCTTCAACTCGGTGCTCAAGCCCATCGGCAAGTCTGTGAGCCTGCGTGGCCTCGACACCGACAGCGGGACCGTGAAGGAAACGGTGCTCGAACCCGCGACACAAGAAGAAATCGACAACACCGTGGCCGTGATGGGCGGCGAAGACTGGCAGATGTGGATCGACGCGCTGCAGCAGGCCGGCGTGCTGGCCGACGGCGCGAAGACCACGGCCTTCACCTACCTGGGCGAGCAGATCACGCACGACATCTACTGGAACGGCTCCATTGGCGCCGCCAAGAAGGACCTGGACCAGAAGGTGCTGGGCATTCGCGCGCAACTGGCGGCCAAGGGCGGCGATGCACGCGTGTCGGTGCTGAAGGCGGTCGTCACGCAGGCCAGCTCGGCCATTCCGATGATGCCGCTGTACCTGTCGCTGCTGTTCAAGGTGATGAAGGCGCAGGGCACGCACGAGGGCTGCATCGAGCAGGTGCACGGGCTCTTTGCGGAAAGCGTCTACGGCAGCACGCCGCACATCGACGAGGAAGGCCGCCTGCGCGCGGACTACAAGGAACTGGCGCCGCAGGTACAGGCTCGCGTGCTGGAGCTCTGGCCGCAAGTGACCGGCGACAACCTCGACGAGCTCACCGATTTCGCGGGCTACAAGACCGAGTTTCTGCGCCTCTTCGGCTTCGCGGTGGAGGGCGTGGACTACGAGGCCGACGTGAACCCTGACGTGGCCATTCCAGACCTCGTGCAGGTCTAG
- a CDS encoding FKBP-type peptidyl-prolyl cis-trans isomerase — protein sequence MSQVVTSGSFLTLHYRLAGPAGDIINTFTDKPATLSLGTGELSPAMEQRLMGLEEGTHATFELPAGEAFGDRNPDMQQWVARKLLAQMGDPDEQYAVGDVVQFPTPDGTGSYAGAVIESNETGVRFDFNHPLAGQPVTFEVKLIGVL from the coding sequence ATGTCCCAAGTCGTGACTTCCGGCTCCTTTCTGACCCTGCACTACCGGCTGGCCGGCCCGGCGGGCGACATCATCAATACTTTTACCGACAAACCCGCGACCCTGTCACTCGGCACCGGCGAGCTTTCTCCTGCCATGGAGCAGCGCCTGATGGGCCTGGAAGAGGGCACGCACGCCACCTTCGAGCTGCCCGCCGGCGAGGCTTTCGGCGACCGCAACCCCGACATGCAGCAGTGGGTGGCCAGGAAGCTGCTCGCGCAGATGGGCGACCCCGACGAGCAGTACGCCGTTGGCGACGTCGTGCAGTTCCCCACGCCCGACGGCACCGGCAGTTATGCCGGCGCGGTGATCGAGTCGAACGAGACCGGTGTGCGTTTCGACTTCAACCACCCGCTGGCCGGCCAGCCCGTCACCTTCGAAGTGAAGCTGATCGGCGTGCTATGA
- the radC gene encoding RadC family protein, producing MSFKDLPLDARPREKLISRGASALADAELLALLLRTGVAGKNVLQLAQQLLERFGGLSGLLHTGAEDLKAVKGMGGSAKRSELIAVLELARRAMGERLKERTVFDSPDAVKQYLQLHIGSRPYEVFAVVFLDVQHRMIALEEMFRGTLTQTSVYPREVVTRAIHHQAAAVVLAHNHPSGNIEPSRADESLTQTLRAALALVDVRVLDHIIVSPGQSFSMAERGLL from the coding sequence ATGTCATTCAAGGATCTCCCCCTAGACGCCCGTCCCCGCGAAAAACTCATCTCGCGCGGGGCGTCCGCGCTGGCCGATGCCGAGCTGCTGGCCCTGCTGCTGCGCACCGGTGTGGCGGGCAAGAACGTGCTGCAGCTGGCGCAGCAACTGCTCGAACGCTTCGGCGGGCTCTCGGGGCTGCTGCACACCGGCGCCGAAGACCTCAAGGCCGTCAAGGGCATGGGCGGCAGCGCCAAGCGCTCCGAGCTGATCGCAGTGCTCGAGCTGGCACGTCGAGCCATGGGCGAAAGGCTCAAGGAGCGCACGGTGTTCGACTCGCCCGACGCGGTCAAGCAATACCTTCAGCTGCACATCGGCTCACGCCCCTATGAAGTGTTCGCGGTGGTGTTCCTCGACGTGCAGCACCGCATGATCGCGCTGGAAGAAATGTTCCGCGGCACGCTCACGCAAACCAGCGTGTACCCGCGCGAGGTCGTCACGCGCGCCATCCATCACCAGGCTGCGGCCGTGGTGCTGGCGCACAACCACCCGAGCGGCAACATCGAGCCTTCGCGTGCCGACGAGTCGCTCACGCAAACGCTGCGAGCCGCCCTGGCGCTGGTGGACGTGCGGGTGCTCGACCACATCATCGTGAGCCCCGGGCAGAGTTTCTCGATGGCCGAGAGGGGGCTGCTCTGA
- a CDS encoding porin produces the protein MKTTTTLPFRRRLPHTIAGALCIAASAGATAQSSVQLFGTLDMNLTYTKSDGRSVKSMDQGGNIFPSRLGFRGTEDLGGGLAASFWLEMALLPDTGEVQGVGFHRRSTVSLSHNSFGELRLGRDYTPTFWNISQFSPFGTVGVGGSANIVEGWPFGLGGARTLARANNSVGYFLPKGLGGFYGQAMYALPEGEDGARYRGGRLGWTNGTVDVAAAYGVTPVGPNDYSVASLGGTYDFGLAKLYANYYRQKTEGDRQVNVMLGLSVPVGPGVIKASVARSNRSGPGIDSDDATQYAVGYVHYLSKRTALYGTYSLVRNRGNAAYTVADSAPASTPGRAARGLQLGISHNF, from the coding sequence ATGAAGACAACAACCACCCTACCCTTTCGCCGCCGGCTGCCGCACACCATTGCGGGCGCACTCTGCATCGCCGCCAGCGCCGGCGCGACAGCGCAATCGAGCGTCCAACTCTTCGGCACGCTGGACATGAACCTCACGTACACGAAAAGCGACGGGCGCTCCGTCAAATCGATGGACCAGGGAGGCAACATCTTCCCCAGTCGGCTCGGCTTTCGCGGCACTGAGGACCTGGGCGGCGGGCTGGCCGCGAGCTTCTGGCTGGAGATGGCACTGCTGCCCGACACGGGCGAGGTCCAGGGCGTCGGCTTCCACCGGCGCTCGACGGTGAGCCTGTCGCACAACAGCTTCGGCGAACTGCGGCTCGGGCGCGACTACACGCCCACGTTCTGGAACATCTCGCAGTTCTCGCCCTTTGGCACCGTGGGCGTCGGCGGCTCGGCCAACATCGTCGAAGGCTGGCCCTTCGGCCTGGGCGGCGCGCGCACGCTGGCGCGGGCCAACAACTCCGTGGGCTACTTCCTGCCCAAGGGCCTGGGCGGTTTCTACGGCCAGGCGATGTACGCCCTGCCCGAAGGCGAGGACGGCGCCCGCTACCGCGGCGGGCGGCTGGGCTGGACGAACGGCACGGTCGATGTCGCGGCCGCCTACGGCGTGACACCGGTCGGCCCCAACGACTACAGCGTGGCGAGCCTGGGCGGCACTTACGACTTCGGGCTGGCAAAGCTCTACGCGAACTACTACCGGCAAAAGACCGAGGGCGACAGGCAGGTCAACGTGATGCTGGGCCTGAGCGTGCCGGTCGGCCCGGGCGTGATCAAGGCCTCGGTGGCACGCTCCAACCGCTCCGGACCGGGCATCGACAGCGACGACGCGACGCAATATGCCGTCGGCTACGTGCACTACCTCAGCAAGCGCACCGCGCTGTACGGCACCTACTCGCTCGTCCGCAACCGCGGCAATGCGGCCTACACCGTTGCCGACTCGGCGCCGGCCAGCACGCCGGGACGCGCAGCGCGCGGGCTGCAGTTGGGCATTTCGCACAACTTCTGA
- a CDS encoding threonine/serine dehydratase, whose protein sequence is MNDTKTTDWRSEIDSAARRLSERAGHFLRETPLWKLPASAFGIAVPGAEVWLKLEHMQVSGSFKARGMMNRLLANDIPQSGVVVASGGNAGIATAAAARALGVPCQVFLPGVSPEAKRARLRALGAEVVVVGELYPDALAACLTRQKESGALLTHAYDQPEVVAGAGTLGREIEQQGGLPDSVLVSVGGGGLIGGLAGWFEKRARVVALEPEKAPTLFRAREAGEPVDVEVSGIAADSLGARRIGAISWEITQQQVQDALLLSDESIRAAQQWLWKELKLAVEPAAALPLAALQTGAYVPREGEKVCLIVCGANVDPATVA, encoded by the coding sequence TTGAACGACACGAAAACAACCGACTGGCGCTCTGAAATAGACAGCGCCGCCCGAAGGCTGAGCGAACGCGCCGGCCATTTCCTGCGCGAAACCCCGCTGTGGAAGCTGCCGGCAAGTGCCTTCGGCATCGCGGTGCCAGGCGCGGAGGTCTGGCTCAAGCTCGAGCACATGCAGGTCAGCGGCAGCTTCAAGGCGCGCGGCATGATGAACCGGCTGCTGGCCAACGACATTCCGCAAAGCGGCGTGGTCGTGGCTTCCGGCGGCAATGCGGGCATTGCCACGGCGGCCGCTGCGCGCGCGCTGGGCGTGCCTTGCCAGGTGTTCCTGCCGGGCGTGTCGCCCGAAGCCAAGCGCGCGCGCCTGCGGGCGCTGGGGGCGGAAGTGGTCGTGGTCGGCGAGCTGTATCCCGACGCGCTGGCTGCATGCCTGACGCGCCAGAAGGAATCCGGCGCCTTGCTCACGCATGCCTACGACCAGCCCGAAGTGGTGGCCGGCGCCGGCACGCTTGGCCGCGAGATCGAGCAGCAGGGCGGTCTGCCCGATTCGGTGCTCGTGAGCGTGGGCGGTGGCGGCCTGATCGGCGGCCTCGCCGGCTGGTTCGAGAAGCGCGCCCGCGTGGTGGCGCTCGAACCCGAGAAGGCGCCCACGCTGTTCCGCGCCCGCGAAGCCGGCGAACCGGTCGATGTGGAAGTGAGCGGCATCGCGGCCGATTCGCTCGGCGCACGCCGCATCGGTGCCATTTCCTGGGAGATCACGCAGCAGCAGGTGCAAGACGCACTGCTGCTGTCCGACGAATCCATCCGCGCGGCCCAGCAGTGGCTCTGGAAAGAGCTGAAGCTGGCGGTGGAGCCGGCCGCAGCGCTGCCGCTGGCCGCACTGCAGACCGGCGCCTACGTGCCGCGCGAAGGCGAAAAGGTGTGCCTGATCGTCTGCGGGGCGAACGTCGATCCTGCGACGGTCGCCTGA
- the ispH gene encoding 4-hydroxy-3-methylbut-2-enyl diphosphate reductase: MNSEISEVILAEPRGFCAGVDRAIEIVERAIAKFGAPIYVRHEIVHNTYVVNELKAKGAIFIEELSDVPSGATLVFSAHGVSKAVEQEARDRGFEIFDATCPLVTKVHVEVAKLAKEGYEFIMIGHKGHPEVEGTMGQLSSGIHLVEDVGDVAKVSPAQTSKLAVVTQTTLSVDDAAEIAAAVRARFPEVREPKQQDICYATQNRQDAVKIMSPQVDLVIVVGSPTSSNSNRLRELAQRLGTESYMVDSAEELKPEWFEGKTRIGLTAGASAPEVLVREVIDRVRAFGAVSVRKMDGIEETIKFPLPKGLKLDDIPPPGHIS, translated from the coding sequence ATGAACTCCGAGATATCAGAAGTCATCCTGGCCGAGCCGCGCGGCTTCTGCGCGGGTGTCGACCGCGCCATCGAGATCGTCGAGCGTGCCATCGCCAAGTTTGGCGCGCCGATCTACGTGCGTCACGAGATCGTGCACAACACCTACGTGGTGAACGAGCTCAAGGCCAAGGGTGCGATCTTCATCGAGGAACTGTCCGACGTGCCTTCCGGCGCCACGCTGGTGTTCAGCGCGCACGGCGTGAGCAAGGCCGTGGAGCAGGAGGCGCGCGACCGCGGCTTCGAGATCTTCGATGCCACATGCCCGCTGGTGACCAAGGTGCACGTCGAGGTGGCCAAGCTCGCGAAAGAGGGCTACGAGTTCATCATGATCGGCCACAAGGGTCACCCCGAGGTCGAGGGCACGATGGGGCAGCTTTCGAGCGGCATCCACCTTGTAGAGGACGTGGGTGACGTGGCGAAGGTTTCGCCGGCGCAGACCTCCAAGCTGGCGGTAGTCACCCAGACCACGCTGAGCGTGGACGACGCCGCCGAGATCGCCGCCGCGGTGCGCGCGCGCTTCCCCGAAGTGCGCGAGCCTAAGCAGCAGGACATCTGCTACGCCACCCAGAACCGCCAGGACGCGGTGAAGATCATGAGCCCGCAGGTCGACCTCGTGATCGTGGTCGGCAGCCCCACCAGCTCCAACAGCAACCGGCTGCGCGAACTGGCGCAGCGGCTGGGCACCGAAAGCTACATGGTCGATTCGGCCGAAGAACTCAAACCCGAGTGGTTCGAGGGCAAGACGCGCATCGGCCTCACGGCCGGTGCTTCGGCCCCCGAAGTGCTGGTGCGCGAGGTGATCGATCGCGTGCGCGCGTTCGGCGCGGTGTCGGTCCGCAAGATGGACGGCATCGAGGAAACCATCAAGTTTCCGCTCCCCAAGGGCCTCAAGCTCGACGACATTCCGCCTCCAGGACACATCTCTTGA
- a CDS encoding NAD(P)/FAD-dependent oxidoreductase, with amino-acid sequence MNSIVIIGGGHAAAQLCAGLAEAGQGARVHLVCEEACEPYHRPPLSKAFLKSAEETTQPHKAADWYREAGITLHLGDAAVAIDREAHTVTLRSGAVLPWERLVLATGTRARQMPDLKPGLENVASLRAADEAHRLRTRLASAETVTVLGGGFIGLEVAATAKALGKSVQVIESALRLLGRAVSPELSAHVLATHRAAGIDIVLGAQTGAFEVEGDRLVSVQVNGVKQPVDLLLLGIGAVPETALAQAAGIECADGIVVDGHMQTSAANVLAVGDCTRFPDRRAGRALRLESVQNANDQARTAVATLTGAARTHDAVAWFWSDQGGMRLQMVGLMPAEGTPGLSSVRRAGPKPDAFSLFHYVDGQLVCVESVNAPVDHMMSRKLLEAGRSPDAAAVTDAAVPLKNLLA; translated from the coding sequence ATGAATTCCATCGTCATCATCGGCGGCGGCCACGCCGCGGCCCAGCTCTGCGCGGGCCTTGCTGAAGCCGGGCAGGGCGCGCGCGTGCACCTGGTCTGCGAAGAGGCCTGCGAGCCGTATCACCGCCCGCCGCTGTCCAAGGCCTTCCTCAAGAGCGCCGAGGAAACCACGCAGCCGCACAAGGCCGCCGACTGGTACCGCGAAGCGGGCATCACGCTGCACCTGGGCGACGCGGCCGTGGCCATCGACCGCGAGGCGCACACCGTCACGCTGCGTTCGGGCGCCGTGCTGCCGTGGGAACGGCTGGTCCTGGCCACCGGCACGCGCGCGCGCCAGATGCCCGACCTGAAGCCGGGCCTGGAAAACGTCGCCAGCCTGCGCGCCGCCGACGAGGCGCATCGCCTGCGCACCCGGCTCGCATCGGCCGAGACGGTCACGGTGCTCGGCGGCGGTTTCATCGGGCTCGAAGTGGCGGCCACCGCCAAGGCGCTGGGCAAGTCGGTGCAGGTGATCGAGAGCGCGCTGCGGCTGCTGGGGCGCGCGGTGTCGCCCGAGCTGTCGGCGCACGTGCTCGCCACGCACCGCGCGGCCGGCATCGACATCGTGCTCGGCGCGCAGACGGGCGCGTTCGAAGTCGAAGGCGACCGGCTGGTGTCGGTGCAGGTCAACGGCGTGAAGCAGCCTGTCGATCTGCTGCTGCTGGGCATCGGCGCCGTTCCTGAGACCGCGCTCGCGCAAGCAGCCGGCATCGAATGCGCGGACGGCATCGTGGTCGACGGCCACATGCAGACCAGCGCGGCCAACGTGCTCGCGGTGGGCGACTGCACGCGCTTCCCTGATCGCCGCGCGGGCCGCGCGCTGCGGCTCGAATCGGTGCAGAACGCCAACGACCAGGCACGAACGGCAGTGGCCACGCTGACCGGCGCTGCGCGCACGCATGACGCGGTCGCGTGGTTCTGGTCCGACCAGGGCGGCATGCGGCTGCAGATGGTGGGCCTGATGCCGGCCGAAGGCACGCCGGGCCTGAGCAGCGTGCGCCGCGCGGGGCCGAAGCCCGATGCGTTCTCGTTGTTTCATTACGTCGACGGGCAGCTCGTGTGCGTGGAGTCGGTGAATGCGCCGGTCGATCACATGATGAGCCGCAAGCTGCTCGAAGCGGGGCGCAGCCCTGATGCGGCGGCAGTGACGGATGCGGCGGTGCCGCTGAAGAACCTGCTGGCCTGA
- a CDS encoding group II truncated hemoglobin: MQIQEKPPAGTPFDWIGGEPKVEALVERFYDLMDLEPAYAQLRAVHGTSLDNARQRLFWFLCGWLGGPQHYTDRFGHPMLRARHLPQSIGGHTIGIKERDQWLACMDQAMGETGVPEDLRERLRDSFFKTADWMRNRGE, encoded by the coding sequence ATGCAGATTCAAGAAAAGCCGCCCGCCGGCACGCCGTTCGACTGGATCGGCGGCGAACCGAAGGTAGAGGCGCTGGTCGAGCGCTTCTACGACCTGATGGACCTCGAGCCCGCCTATGCGCAGCTGCGCGCAGTGCACGGCACCAGCCTCGACAACGCGCGCCAGCGCCTGTTCTGGTTTTTGTGCGGCTGGCTCGGCGGGCCGCAGCACTACACCGACCGCTTCGGCCATCCGATGCTGCGCGCGCGCCACCTGCCGCAGAGCATCGGCGGCCACACCATCGGCATCAAGGAGCGCGACCAGTGGCTGGCCTGCATGGACCAGGCGATGGGCGAGACGGGCGTGCCGGAAGACTTGCGCGAACGTCTGCGCGACTCCTTCTTCAAGACGGCCGACTGGATGCGCAACCGCGGCGAGTGA
- a CDS encoding Smr/MutS family protein: MASRAPSLKNLADLKQVQRVLAETREREAAEAAAKAAAERKRAAEKDLFARAIGATEPLRRKAAVPLAPEPPAPIPVQHQLDEQRVLRESLSDEFDVTTLLDVDDAMSFRRPGIGTDVTARLRKGDWAIQAQVDLHGLRSDEAREALGGFIRTAYKQGLRCVRVVHGKGLGSPGKQPVLKTKTQRWLIQKNEVIAFVQAKPAEGGAGALVVLLAPARR; the protein is encoded by the coding sequence ATGGCCTCGCGCGCGCCCTCACTCAAGAACCTCGCAGACCTCAAGCAGGTGCAGCGCGTGCTCGCCGAAACCCGCGAGCGCGAAGCCGCCGAGGCCGCCGCCAAGGCAGCGGCCGAACGCAAGCGCGCCGCCGAGAAAGACCTGTTCGCCCGAGCCATCGGCGCCACCGAACCATTGCGCCGCAAGGCCGCGGTGCCGCTCGCGCCGGAGCCGCCCGCACCCATCCCCGTGCAGCATCAGCTCGACGAGCAGCGCGTGCTGCGCGAATCGCTCTCCGACGAGTTCGACGTGACCACGCTGCTCGACGTGGACGACGCCATGAGCTTCCGCCGCCCCGGCATCGGCACCGACGTGACGGCGCGGCTGCGCAAGGGCGACTGGGCGATCCAGGCGCAGGTCGACCTGCACGGGCTGCGCAGCGACGAGGCGCGCGAAGCGCTCGGCGGCTTCATCCGCACTGCTTACAAGCAGGGGCTGCGCTGCGTGCGCGTGGTGCACGGCAAGGGCCTAGGCTCGCCGGGCAAGCAGCCTGTGCTGAAGACCAAGACCCAGCGCTGGCTGATCCAGAAGAACGAAGTGATCGCCTTCGTACAGGCCAAGCCTGCTGAAGGCGGGGCCGGCGCACTCGTCGTGCTGCTGGCGCCCGCGCGGCGCTGA
- the serS gene encoding serine--tRNA ligase, translated as MLDITLLRKDLASAVAGLEKRKKNQPYLDVSAFTALEAERKTLQTRTEEIQARRNTLNKQIGPLKAKGESVDALMAEVNALKAEQESQSKRLEEIQPELHALLLAVPNLPHASVPVGEDETGNVEMRRWSPQGGAGANATPLAFAPKDHVDLGAPLGLDFEMGAKLAGSRFTVMKGPIARLHRALAQFMLDTQTEKHGYSECYVPYIVNAATLSGTGQLPKFEGDLFAAKKGGQDGEPAPDHSALYLIPTSEVPLTNFVRDEVVAESQLPIKLTAHTPCFRSEAGSAGRDTRGMIRQHQFDKVEMVQIVHPEKSYDALEQMTGHAEAVLQALELPYRVVLLCTGDMGFGSTKTYDLEVWLPAQDTYREISSVSNCEAFQARRLQARFKNAQGKNELVHTLNGSGLAVGRTLVAVLENHQNEDGSINVPVALRPYLGGLEVLRG; from the coding sequence ATGCTTGACATCACCCTGCTCCGCAAAGACCTGGCCTCCGCTGTGGCCGGCCTCGAAAAACGCAAGAAGAACCAGCCGTACCTCGACGTGTCGGCGTTCACCGCGCTCGAGGCCGAGCGCAAGACGCTGCAAACCCGCACCGAGGAAATCCAGGCGCGCCGCAACACGCTGAACAAGCAGATCGGCCCGCTCAAGGCCAAGGGCGAGTCGGTCGATGCGCTGATGGCCGAGGTCAATGCGCTGAAGGCCGAGCAAGAGTCGCAATCGAAGCGCCTCGAAGAAATCCAGCCTGAGTTGCACGCGCTGCTGCTCGCCGTGCCCAACCTGCCGCACGCCAGCGTGCCGGTCGGCGAGGACGAGACAGGCAACGTCGAAATGCGCCGCTGGAGCCCGCAAGGCGGCGCCGGCGCCAATGCCACGCCGCTGGCCTTCGCGCCGAAGGACCACGTCGACCTGGGCGCGCCGCTCGGCCTCGACTTCGAGATGGGCGCCAAGCTCGCGGGCTCGCGCTTTACCGTCATGAAGGGCCCGATCGCCCGCCTGCACCGCGCGCTTGCGCAGTTCATGCTCGACACCCAGACCGAGAAGCACGGCTACAGCGAGTGCTACGTGCCCTACATCGTCAACGCTGCCACGCTCAGCGGCACCGGCCAGCTGCCCAAGTTCGAGGGTGACCTGTTCGCCGCCAAGAAGGGCGGCCAGGACGGCGAACCCGCGCCCGACCATTCGGCGCTGTACCTCATTCCCACCAGCGAAGTGCCACTGACGAACTTCGTGCGCGATGAGGTGGTGGCCGAGTCACAACTGCCGATCAAACTCACGGCCCACACGCCGTGCTTCCGCTCCGAGGCCGGCAGCGCGGGCCGCGACACGCGCGGCATGATCCGCCAGCACCAGTTCGACAAAGTCGAGATGGTGCAGATCGTGCACCCCGAGAAGAGCTACGACGCACTCGAGCAGATGACCGGCCACGCCGAGGCCGTGCTGCAGGCGCTGGAACTGCCGTACCGCGTCGTGCTGCTGTGCACCGGCGACATGGGCTTTGGCTCCACCAAGACCTACGACCTCGAAGTCTGGCTGCCGGCGCAGGACACCTACCGCGAGATCAGCTCCGTCTCGAACTGCGAGGCCTTCCAGGCGCGCCGCCTGCAGGCACGTTTCAAAAACGCGCAGGGCAAGAACGAACTCGTGCACACGCTCAACGGCTCCGGCCTCGCGGTCGGCCGCACGCTGGTGGCCGTGCTGGAAAACCACCAGAACGAAGACGGCTCGATCAACGTGCCTGTGGCGTTGCGTCCGTACCTCGGCGGGCTCGAAGTTCTGCGCGGTTGA